Proteins found in one Homalodisca vitripennis isolate AUS2020 chromosome 4, UT_GWSS_2.1, whole genome shotgun sequence genomic segment:
- the LOC124361365 gene encoding LOW QUALITY PROTEIN: glycine--tRNA ligase-like (The sequence of the model RefSeq protein was modified relative to this genomic sequence to represent the inferred CDS: deleted 2 bases in 2 codons) has protein sequence RASGHVDRFADLMVKDVKTGECFRLDHLIKAALEKVAEDKKTTENLKNEISDILIKLDGMTKDEMNDILKRFNILSPLTNNELTEPIEFNLMFQTQIGPSGLIKGYLRPETAQGIFVNFKRLLEFNQGRLPFSAAQIGNAFRNEISPRSGLIRVREFTMAEIEHFCDPRDKSHPKFASVRDTVMKLYSACNQMDGKSAESMTIGEALKYGLVANETLGYFMARIHQFMVQVGVDEARLRFRQHMGNEMAHYACDCWDAECFTSYGWIECVGCADRSAYDLSQHHKATGTKLVAEKKLSEPRKVNFTEAVTNKGVIGKQFKKDAKIINEAIAAMDADALAGLQKDLESAKEYVLKINGNEFKLTPEMVSVQTGERVEHVEEIVPNVIEPSFGIGRIMYAVFEHNFHVRADDEQRTFLTIPPVVAPLKVAIFPLSANEKFDQLVKSISVLLTKEGIAHKVDDSSGSIGRRYARTDEIGVPFGITVDFDSLADSVPTVTVRNRDTMTQVRLNVTEVASVLRSLSVGECDWQEIEAKYPRFEQQQTTQSG, from the exons AGAGCTTCAGGCCATGTAGATAGATTTGCCGATTTGATGGTCAAAGATGTTAAAACAGGAGAGTGTTTTCGTCTAGACCATTTAATTAAAGCTGCACTTGAAAAGGTTGCC GAAGACAAGAAGACAAccgaaaatttgaaaaatgagaTCTCTGACATCCTTATAAAG TTGGATGGAATGACCAAAGATGAAATGAATGATATCCTGAAGAGGTTTAACATTCTCTCGCCTCTAACAAACAACGAGTTGACAGAGCCGATTGAGTTTAATCTGATGTTCCAAACACAAATTGGCCCTTCAGGACTCATTAAAGG GTACTTGAGGCCTGAGACTGCTCAAGGTATCTTTGTAAACTTCAAGAGGCTTTTGGAATTCAACCAAGGCCGTCTCCCGTTTTCCGCAGCTCAGATCGGAAACGCATTCCGTAACGAGATCTCACCCAGGTCCGGGCTGATTCGGGTCAG GGAGTTCACGATGGCAGAGATAGAGCACTTTTGCGACCCCAGAGACAAGTCCCACCCCAAGTTCGCAAGTGTCAGAGACACGGTGATGAAGCTGTATTCTGCCTGTAACCAGATGGACGGCAAGTCAGCCGAGTCCATGACCATTGGAGAAGCTT taaaatat GGGCTGGTGGCCAATGAGACCCTAGGATACTTCATGGCCAGGATCCACCAGTTCATGGTGCAGGTGGGAGTAGACGAGGCTAGACTCAGGTTCAGACAACACATGGGCAATGAGATGGCTCACTACGCTTGCGACTGCTGGGACGCAGAGTGCTTCACGTCTTAC GGGTGGATAGAGTGTGTGGGTTGTGCAGACAGGTCTGCCTACGATCTGAGCCAGCACCACAAGGCTACAGGCACCAAACTGGTGGCCGAGAAGAAGCTCTCAGAACCCAGGAAAGTCAACTTCACAG AGGCTGTTACAAACAAGGGAGTCATTGGGAAACAGTTCAAAAAGGATGCCAAGATAATAAACGAAGCAATTGCAGCCATGGATGCTGATGCCCTTGCTGGTTTACAGAAGGATTTGGAGTCAGCTAA GGAGTACGTACTGAAGATTAACGGCAATGAGTTCAAGCTGACCCCGGAGATGGTCTCTGTGCAGACCGGAGAGAGAGTAGAACACGTGGAAGAGATCGTCCCCAATGTCATCGAACCATCGTTTGGT ATCGGCAGGATCATGTACGCCGTGTTCGAGCACAACTTCCATGTCCGAGCTGACGATGAACAGAGAACA TTCCTCACCATTCCGCCAGTAGTAGCTCCTCTCAAGGTGGCAATATTCCCTCTCAGCGCCAACGAGAAATTTGACCAGCTGGTAAAATCGATCT CGGTGTTGCTGACGAAGGAAGGCATTGCGCACAAGGTGGACGACTCGAGTGGCTCCATCGGACGGCGCTACGCACGAACAGACGAGATCGGAGTTCCTTTCGGTATCACTGTCGACTTCGACAGTCTGGCCGACTCAGTTCCTACAGTGACTGTTCGCAACCGTGACACGATGACCCAAGTGCGCCTAAAT GTGACGGAGGTGGCTTCTGTTCTGAGGTCTTTGTCTGTCGGGGAATGTGACTGGCAGGAGATTGAGGCCAAGTATCCCAGGTTCGAGCAGCAACAAACCACTCAATCTGGATAA